The Halogranum gelatinilyticum genome contains a region encoding:
- a CDS encoding NTP transferase domain-containing protein, protein MCGGRGTRLGSRVEKPLVEVCGTPMVDRVLDALAASRVASDGGEVYAVVSPDTPATREHLRGRDCTVVDAPGEGYVDDLGYALERVETPVVTVVADLPLLAPEIVNRVLDEATRPDRHGDSVTVCVPAAVKRALGASVDTSFESEGIELVPTGLNVVGGSDDHLYRSHDVRLSVNVNRPADHRLAEELCD, encoded by the coding sequence ATGTGCGGCGGCCGGGGAACCCGCCTCGGCAGTCGCGTCGAGAAACCGCTCGTCGAAGTCTGCGGGACGCCGATGGTCGACCGCGTGCTCGACGCGCTCGCAGCGAGTCGCGTCGCGAGCGACGGCGGCGAAGTCTACGCCGTCGTCTCGCCTGACACGCCCGCGACGCGTGAGCATCTGCGCGGGCGAGACTGCACCGTCGTCGACGCCCCCGGCGAGGGCTACGTCGACGACCTCGGCTACGCGCTGGAACGCGTCGAGACACCCGTCGTGACCGTCGTCGCCGACCTGCCGCTGCTCGCGCCCGAGATCGTCAACCGCGTGCTGGACGAGGCGACGCGCCCCGACCGCCACGGCGACTCGGTCACCGTCTGCGTCCCCGCGGCCGTCAAGCGCGCGCTCGGCGCGAGCGTCGACACGAGCTTCGAGTCCGAGGGGATCGAACTCGTGCCAACCGGCCTGAACGTCGTGGGTGGAAGCGACGACCACTTGTATCGGAGCCACGACGTGCGACTCAGCGTGAACGTCAACCGCCCCGCAGACCACCGACTCGCGGAGGAACTGTGCGACTGA
- the cbiB gene encoding adenosylcobinamide-phosphate synthase CbiB — protein sequence MPLTATAAVALGAGLDRLFAEPPTRLHPVVWFGKLVAPFDREWDSPKLVGLAVALALPLLAAGVVAGVVASAGLVHPVAAAAVAGLVLFATTSLRMLLDAAGDVVALTESDLDDARFELRALAGRDASTLDAAEIRSAAVESLAENLADGLVAPLLGFALFAPLSLPLAAAAAAWVKAVNTLDSMLGYRSKPVGWAPARLDDAAMWLPARVSALLIALAAGAPAAVVRARDDARVPASPNSGWPMATLAVVLGTRLEKSGHYRLNADGDLPTVADAERGVRVVAVAGLLAVAVAGVVAWF from the coding sequence ATGCCCCTGACGGCGACGGCGGCCGTCGCGCTCGGCGCGGGTCTCGACCGGCTGTTCGCCGAACCCCCGACCCGACTCCATCCGGTCGTCTGGTTCGGCAAACTGGTCGCGCCGTTCGACCGCGAGTGGGATTCTCCCAAACTCGTCGGACTCGCCGTCGCGCTCGCTCTCCCGCTCCTCGCGGCCGGTGTCGTCGCGGGGGTCGTCGCGAGCGCAGGTCTCGTGCATCCCGTCGCCGCGGCCGCCGTCGCCGGACTCGTCCTCTTCGCGACGACGAGCCTCCGGATGCTTCTCGACGCCGCGGGCGACGTCGTCGCGCTGACCGAGTCGGACCTCGACGACGCTCGGTTCGAACTCCGAGCGCTCGCCGGGCGGGACGCCTCGACGCTCGACGCAGCCGAGATTCGGAGTGCCGCCGTCGAGAGCCTCGCGGAGAACCTCGCCGACGGTCTCGTCGCACCTCTGCTCGGCTTCGCGCTCTTCGCTCCCCTCTCGCTCCCGCTCGCAGCGGCGGCCGCGGCGTGGGTCAAGGCGGTCAACACGCTCGATTCGATGCTCGGCTACCGCTCGAAGCCGGTCGGCTGGGCACCCGCCCGCCTCGACGACGCGGCCATGTGGCTGCCCGCGCGTGTCAGCGCGCTCCTGATCGCGCTCGCCGCTGGCGCGCCTGCGGCAGTTGTCCGTGCTCGCGACGACGCCCGCGTCCCGGCATCCCCGAACTCCGGCTGGCCGATGGCGACGCTCGCCGTCGTCCTCGGGACGCGTCTGGAGAAGTCCGGCCACTACCGGCTCAACGCGGACGGCGACCTCCCGACCGTCGCCGACGCCGAACGCGGCGTCCGCGTCGTCGCCGTCGCGGGCCTGCTCGCCGTCGCGGTCGCGGGGGTGGTCGCGTGGTTCTGA
- a CDS encoding dipeptidase, with amino-acid sequence MSSSPLVFDGHNDTLLDLLHGRSGERSFFEASECGHLDLPRARDGGFGGGFFAMFVPSEDGLDLVETDEGYEVPHPPAVRHECAHEMTQRLFDLLTTLVEESEGQLRLVRTAAELADCFDGDTLVALAHLEGAEAVAPDLSNLTDLYDAGIRSIGLVWSRQNAFGYGVPFRYPASPDIGPGLTDAGEELVAACNDLGIVVDCAHLNERGFWDVAETSDDPLVVTHTAAHELCPSSRNLTDEQLDAVADSGGVVGITFGVSDLRPDGEFDADVPLSTLVDHVAYVADRLGVDHVALGSDFDGTTVPDSLGDVSGLPAVFDELRARGFDADGVEKVAHDNWLRVLDETLAV; translated from the coding sequence ATGTCTTCTTCACCGCTCGTCTTCGACGGCCACAACGACACGTTGCTCGACCTGTTGCACGGTCGGAGCGGCGAGCGGTCGTTCTTCGAGGCGTCCGAGTGCGGCCATCTCGACCTCCCGCGTGCCAGAGACGGCGGCTTCGGCGGCGGCTTCTTCGCCATGTTCGTCCCCAGTGAGGACGGCCTGGACCTCGTCGAGACCGACGAGGGCTACGAGGTCCCCCATCCCCCGGCCGTCCGTCACGAGTGCGCCCACGAGATGACACAGCGACTGTTCGACCTGTTGACGACCCTCGTCGAGGAGTCCGAGGGCCAACTGCGACTCGTCCGCACCGCGGCCGAGTTGGCGGACTGCTTCGACGGCGACACGCTCGTCGCGCTCGCGCATCTCGAAGGGGCGGAGGCCGTCGCCCCCGACCTCTCGAACCTCACCGACCTGTACGACGCGGGCATCCGGTCGATCGGTCTCGTCTGGAGTCGGCAGAACGCCTTCGGGTACGGGGTCCCGTTCCGCTACCCTGCCTCGCCGGACATCGGTCCCGGATTGACCGACGCCGGGGAGGAACTCGTCGCCGCCTGTAACGACCTCGGCATCGTCGTCGACTGCGCCCATCTGAACGAACGGGGCTTCTGGGACGTCGCCGAAACGTCCGACGACCCGCTCGTCGTCACCCACACCGCGGCCCACGAACTCTGTCCCTCCTCGCGCAATCTGACCGACGAACAGCTCGACGCCGTGGCCGACTCCGGCGGCGTCGTCGGCATCACCTTCGGCGTGAGCGACCTCCGACCGGACGGGGAGTTCGACGCCGACGTGCCGCTCTCGACGCTCGTCGACCACGTGGCGTACGTCGCCGACCGCCTCGGCGTCGACCACGTCGCGCTCGGCTCGGACTTCGACGGGACGACCGTGCCCGACTCCCTCGGCGACGTCAGCGGACTCCCGGCAGTCTTCGACGAACTCCGAGCCCGCGGCTTCGACGCGGACGGGGTGGAGAAGGTCGCCCACGACAACTGGCTCCGCGTGCTCGACGAGACGCTGGCGGTCTAG
- the cobS gene encoding adenosylcobinamide-GDP ribazoletransferase, which translates to MVLTALRGAVSFLTRLPVGGGESGWDAFRRTPITFPLVGYLVGLLAAVPFFAPDLLSLLPFVPRLPPLPLNVAIVGYLLALYAVTGITHADGLADLGDAFAVHGSVEKRVDVMKDSETGVGGTLAVVLVVVGLALGALGLPTNGWGALPAVRIVVAAEVAAKTAMALLVCLGRAPHEGLGSQLVGAVDGWWVVPVLTLSLPLFLVPGPAVSAGLAALLVAPLVAGGVGWWATRTVGGVSGDVLGAANELTRLVALHAGVVAWTFF; encoded by the coding sequence GTGGTTCTGACCGCGCTCCGCGGCGCGGTTTCGTTCCTCACCAGACTTCCGGTCGGCGGCGGCGAGTCCGGCTGGGACGCCTTCCGTCGGACGCCGATCACCTTCCCGCTCGTCGGCTATCTCGTGGGGCTCCTCGCGGCCGTCCCGTTCTTCGCGCCCGACCTGCTCTCGCTGCTGCCCTTCGTCCCGCGACTCCCGCCGCTGCCGCTCAACGTCGCCATCGTGGGCTACCTGCTCGCGCTCTACGCCGTGACCGGCATCACCCACGCCGACGGGCTGGCGGACCTCGGCGACGCTTTCGCGGTCCACGGAAGCGTGGAGAAGCGCGTCGACGTGATGAAGGACTCAGAGACCGGCGTCGGCGGGACGCTCGCGGTCGTCCTCGTCGTCGTCGGCCTCGCGCTCGGCGCGCTCGGCCTGCCGACGAACGGCTGGGGCGCGCTGCCCGCAGTCCGCATCGTCGTCGCCGCGGAGGTCGCCGCCAAGACGGCGATGGCACTCCTGGTCTGTCTCGGCCGCGCGCCCCACGAGGGACTCGGCTCGCAGCTCGTCGGCGCGGTCGACGGCTGGTGGGTCGTCCCCGTGCTCACGCTCTCCCTGCCGCTGTTTCTGGTGCCCGGCCCGGCCGTCTCGGCCGGATTGGCCGCGTTGCTCGTCGCGCCGCTCGTCGCGGGCGGCGTCGGCTGGTGGGCGACGCGGACGGTCGGCGGCGTCTCGGGCGACGTGCTCGGCGCGGCCAACGAACTCACGCGCCTCGTCGCGCTCCACGCGGGGGTGGTCGCGTGGACGTTCTTCTGA
- a CDS encoding aldo/keto reductase: MDHRTLGSTGYRVTEIGLGTWNIGSDWGDVSDEEGREAIRTALDAGIDFLDTADVYGDGKSERNIGDVLDERDAYDDVTVATKAGRRLDPHEPAGYNAENFEQFVDRSLDNLGVDSLDLLQLHCPPTEVYYQPEVFDALDDLKARGKIDAYGVSVEKVEEALKAIEYPGVESVQIIFNPFRQRPSELFFREAARRDVGVIVRVPLASGLLTGKLDRDTEFPENDHRNYNRDGDAFDVGETFAGVPFEAGLDAVDELRPAVPEGTTMAQFTLQWILSFDAVTTVIPGSTSPEHIEDNVAAADLPPLTADQHHRVAEVYDEYVREHVHHRW, encoded by the coding sequence ATGGACCATCGGACACTCGGTAGCACGGGGTATCGCGTCACAGAGATCGGCCTCGGCACGTGGAACATCGGCAGCGACTGGGGCGACGTGAGCGACGAGGAGGGCCGCGAGGCCATCCGGACCGCGCTCGACGCCGGTATCGACTTCCTCGACACCGCCGACGTCTACGGCGACGGCAAGAGCGAGCGCAACATCGGCGACGTGCTCGACGAGCGCGACGCGTACGACGACGTCACCGTCGCGACGAAGGCCGGCCGTCGCCTTGACCCGCACGAACCGGCGGGCTACAACGCCGAGAACTTCGAACAGTTCGTCGACCGCAGCCTCGACAACCTCGGCGTCGACTCGCTGGACCTCCTCCAGCTGCACTGTCCGCCGACCGAGGTCTACTACCAGCCCGAGGTCTTCGACGCCCTCGACGACCTGAAAGCCCGTGGGAAGATCGACGCCTACGGCGTCAGCGTCGAGAAGGTCGAAGAGGCACTGAAGGCCATCGAGTATCCGGGCGTCGAGTCCGTCCAGATCATCTTCAATCCGTTCCGCCAGCGGCCCTCGGAGCTGTTCTTCCGCGAGGCCGCACGCCGCGACGTGGGCGTCATCGTCCGCGTGCCGCTGGCGTCGGGGCTGCTGACCGGCAAGCTCGACCGCGACACGGAGTTCCCCGAAAACGACCACCGCAACTACAACCGCGACGGCGACGCCTTCGACGTGGGCGAGACGTTCGCGGGCGTCCCCTTCGAGGCGGGGCTGGACGCCGTCGACGAGCTTCGGCCCGCTGTCCCCGAGGGGACGACGATGGCACAGTTCACGCTGCAGTGGATCCTCTCGTTCGACGCCGTGACGACGGTGATTCCGGGGTCGACGTCGCCGGAACACATCGAAGACAACGTCGCCGCCGCCGACCTCCCGCCGCTCACGGCGGACCAGCACCACCGCGTCGCCGAGGTGTACGACGAGTACGTCCGCGAGCACGTTCATCACCGCTGGTAA
- a CDS encoding translation initiation factor IF-2 subunit beta: MDYQASLDRALDEVPDLGGSDERLSVPDAQAQKDGAFTRLTNLSAIADALSRDPEHLHSAIQRELGTAGQYSDGRARYNGSFSGQDFDAAVTSYIAEYVTCSECGLPDTRLVMEDRNQMLRCEACGAFRPVAKRKRASQRSSGPEVEEGKTYEVKITGTGRKGDGVAEKGKYTIFVPGAQKGDVVNIYIENVSGTLAFARLA; the protein is encoded by the coding sequence ATGGACTATCAAGCCAGTCTCGACCGAGCACTCGACGAGGTCCCCGACCTCGGCGGGTCCGACGAGCGTCTCTCCGTTCCCGACGCGCAGGCACAGAAAGACGGGGCGTTCACCCGACTGACCAATCTCTCGGCCATCGCCGACGCCCTCTCGCGTGATCCCGAGCATCTCCACAGTGCCATCCAGCGCGAACTCGGGACCGCTGGCCAGTACTCCGACGGCCGTGCCCGCTACAACGGCAGTTTCTCCGGCCAGGACTTCGACGCCGCCGTCACGAGCTACATCGCGGAGTACGTCACCTGTTCGGAGTGTGGCCTGCCCGACACCCGCCTCGTCATGGAGGACCGAAACCAGATGCTCCGCTGTGAGGCCTGTGGTGCCTTCCGGCCGGTCGCAAAGCGTAAGCGCGCCAGCCAGCGTTCCAGCGGGCCCGAGGTCGAAGAGGGCAAGACCTACGAGGTCAAGATCACCGGCACCGGCCGCAAGGGCGACGGTGTCGCCGAGAAGGGCAAATACACCATCTTCGTCCCCGGCGCGCAGAAGGGCGACGTCGTCAACATCTACATCGAGAACGTGAGCGGCACGCTCGCGTTCGCCCGGCTGGCCTGA
- a CDS encoding flavin reductase family protein, giving the protein MDIDPDEAVDEMYRLLTSLIVPRPIGWVSTRSTDGVDNLAPFSFYMGVIEADPPVVMFSAEHRSDGTLKDSARNAVETEAFGLNLVTADLVEQMDGTSRPVDPETDEFDVVGLDRREATTIDVPLVAAAKATMECSLHDTMEVGDHTVVFGRIERIHVDDELLTDGKIDIEKVDAVGRLSGSYYARLEPFTVERDWVYKD; this is encoded by the coding sequence ATGGATATCGACCCCGACGAGGCCGTCGACGAGATGTACCGGCTGCTCACGAGTCTCATCGTCCCCCGACCCATCGGCTGGGTCTCGACCCGGAGCACCGACGGCGTCGACAACCTCGCGCCGTTCAGTTTCTACATGGGCGTCATCGAGGCGGACCCGCCGGTGGTGATGTTCTCGGCGGAACACCGGTCGGACGGGACGCTGAAGGATTCCGCACGCAACGCCGTCGAGACGGAGGCGTTCGGTCTCAACCTCGTCACGGCCGACCTCGTCGAACAGATGGACGGGACGAGCCGCCCCGTCGACCCCGAGACCGACGAGTTCGACGTCGTCGGCCTCGACCGCCGGGAGGCGACCACGATAGACGTCCCGCTCGTCGCGGCGGCGAAGGCGACGATGGAGTGCTCGCTCCACGACACGATGGAGGTCGGCGACCACACCGTCGTCTTCGGCCGCATCGAACGCATCCACGTCGACGACGAACTCCTGACCGACGGGAAGATCGACATCGAGAAGGTCGACGCCGTCGGCCGCCTCTCGGGGTCGTACTACGCGCGACTGGAGCCGTTCACGGTCGAACGGGACTGGGTCTACAAAGACTGA
- a CDS encoding double zinc ribbon domain-containing protein yields the protein MSKITFRADEDLVERLEALDASKSEAMREALRAYLDGAERDAGQSATVDDALAARVDELISERLDAAMAEREPRDRRTSDVNVNVSFDGVAPADTAVDREPEPNDSVRKTPVETTADTATTACGQCGEEVDGDHVYCPNCGEKTARRAFCDCGDEVRSDWAFCPSCGRRTPAADVLDRS from the coding sequence ATGAGCAAGATCACGTTCCGTGCGGACGAAGACCTCGTCGAGCGTCTCGAAGCGCTCGATGCCTCGAAGAGCGAGGCTATGCGCGAGGCACTTCGTGCGTATCTCGACGGTGCGGAACGTGACGCGGGACAGTCGGCCACGGTCGACGACGCCCTGGCCGCCCGCGTCGACGAACTCATCTCCGAGCGACTGGACGCGGCGATGGCCGAGCGCGAGCCGAGAGACCGTCGGACGAGCGACGTCAACGTCAACGTGAGTTTCGACGGCGTCGCCCCGGCAGACACGGCCGTCGACCGAGAGCCGGAACCGAACGACAGCGTCCGTAAGACACCGGTGGAGACGACGGCAGACACCGCGACGACCGCCTGCGGACAGTGCGGCGAGGAAGTCGACGGTGACCACGTCTACTGTCCGAACTGTGGCGAGAAAACCGCGAGACGTGCCTTCTGTGACTGTGGTGACGAGGTCCGGTCGGACTGGGCCTTCTGCCCGAGCTGTGGAAGGCGGACGCCGGCGGCAGACGTGCTCGACCGCTCATAG
- the ftsZ gene encoding cell division protein FtsZ — MQDIVQDALDNAEAEQRDMDIDDDDDDFGEPRIVIVGAGGAGNNTINRLYNIGVEGADTVAINTDKQHLKMIEADTKILVGKSLTQGLGAGGDPSMGERATEMAQGTIKEVLGNADLVFVTAGMGGGTGTGAAPVVAKIAKEQGAIVVGMVSTPFNVERARTVKAEEGLENLRNEADSIIVLDNNRLLDYVPNLPIGKAFSVMDQIIAETVKGISETITQPSLINLDYADMSTIMNQGGVAVMLVGETQDKNKTQEVVNDAMNHPLLDVDYRGASGGLVHITGGPDLTLKEAEGIADNITERLEASANVIWGARIHEEYKGKVRVMAIMTGVQSAQVLGPTTQKQADKSRASLDNQASDFGSSSSSSSGQNTNEAWQSDGGRDEVEKNNGLDVIR; from the coding sequence ATGCAAGACATCGTTCAAGACGCACTCGACAACGCGGAAGCCGAGCAGCGTGACATGGATATCGACGACGACGACGACGATTTCGGGGAACCGCGAATCGTCATCGTCGGCGCCGGTGGTGCCGGTAACAACACCATCAACCGACTGTACAACATCGGTGTCGAGGGCGCAGATACCGTCGCCATCAACACCGACAAGCAGCACCTCAAGATGATCGAGGCCGACACGAAGATCCTCGTCGGCAAGTCCCTGACGCAGGGGCTCGGTGCCGGTGGCGACCCCTCGATGGGCGAACGTGCCACGGAGATGGCACAGGGTACCATCAAGGAGGTCCTCGGCAACGCCGACCTCGTGTTCGTCACCGCCGGTATGGGTGGCGGAACCGGGACGGGTGCGGCACCCGTCGTCGCCAAGATCGCAAAGGAGCAGGGCGCAATCGTCGTTGGCATGGTCTCGACCCCGTTCAACGTCGAGCGTGCCCGGACGGTCAAGGCCGAGGAAGGGCTGGAGAACCTCCGCAACGAGGCGGACTCCATCATCGTCCTCGACAACAACCGCCTGCTCGACTACGTGCCCAACCTGCCGATCGGCAAGGCGTTCTCGGTCATGGACCAGATCATCGCCGAGACCGTCAAGGGCATCTCCGAGACCATCACCCAGCCGTCGCTCATCAACCTCGACTACGCCGACATGTCGACCATCATGAACCAGGGCGGCGTCGCGGTGATGCTCGTCGGCGAGACACAGGACAAGAACAAGACCCAAGAAGTGGTCAACGACGCGATGAACCATCCGCTGCTCGACGTGGACTACCGGGGGGCCTCGGGTGGCCTCGTCCACATCACGGGCGGCCCCGACCTCACGCTGAAGGAGGCCGAGGGCATCGCGGACAACATCACCGAACGGCTCGAAGCGAGCGCAAACGTCATCTGGGGTGCCCGCATCCACGAGGAGTACAAGGGCAAGGTCCGCGTCATGGCCATCATGACCGGCGTCCAGAGCGCGCAGGTGCTCGGCCCGACGACGCAGAAACAGGCCGACAAGTCCCGCGCGAGCCTCGACAATCAGGCTTCGGACTTCGGTTCGAGCTCGAGTTCGAGTAGCGGTCAGAACACCAACGAAGCGTGGCAGTCCGACGGCGGACGCGACGAGGTCGAGAAGAACAACGGTCTCGACGTCATCCGCTAA
- a CDS encoding HAD family hydrolase — MAVSFDLFGTLVDVSYPDDPAAVVADELDARGVAVPDDWGDAYREVHIDAPEGAEVPLPAHVSAALASRGVDAPNNASRHAVVSAFDPEVTTRPGAREALDAAADRGSVGLLSNCSVPELVARTLIRADVDRDVFDTITTSVACGWRKPHAQAFETVARGLGVNVGDLIHVGDDPRTDGGIEALGGTFVDVAEVPLSEFSAWLKNRDGGGTD; from the coding sequence GTGGCAGTCTCGTTCGACCTCTTCGGAACCCTCGTCGACGTCTCGTATCCCGACGACCCCGCGGCCGTCGTCGCCGACGAACTCGACGCCCGCGGCGTGGCCGTCCCCGACGACTGGGGGGACGCCTACCGCGAGGTCCACATCGACGCCCCCGAGGGTGCCGAGGTCCCGCTCCCCGCCCACGTCAGTGCCGCGCTCGCCTCCCGCGGCGTCGACGCCCCCAACAACGCCTCCCGCCACGCCGTCGTCAGTGCCTTCGACCCCGAGGTGACGACTCGCCCCGGCGCACGCGAGGCTCTCGACGCCGCCGCCGACCGCGGTTCTGTGGGACTGCTCTCGAACTGTTCGGTCCCCGAACTCGTCGCCCGGACGCTCATCCGCGCCGACGTCGACCGCGACGTCTTCGACACCATCACGACGAGCGTCGCCTGCGGCTGGCGGAAACCCCACGCTCAGGCCTTCGAGACGGTTGCGCGCGGTCTCGGCGTGAACGTGGGCGACCTGATTCACGTCGGCGACGACCCCCGGACCGATGGCGGTATCGAGGCTCTCGGTGGCACCTTCGTCGACGTGGCGGAGGTCCCGCTGTCTGAGTTCTCCGCGTGGCTAAAAAACCGGGACGGCGGAGGGACCGACTGA
- a CDS encoding ribbon-helix-helix domain-containing protein, whose translation MERVTLRIPKQQIEEVEQMVETGKFPNRSEAIRSAVREMLNEQGESRDAQKKEKTTKRSWARV comes from the coding sequence ATGGAGCGTGTGACACTACGAATTCCGAAGCAGCAGATTGAAGAGGTCGAACAGATGGTCGAAACGGGGAAGTTCCCGAACCGAAGCGAGGCGATTCGCTCGGCCGTCCGTGAGATGCTCAACGAACAGGGCGAGAGCCGCGACGCCCAGAAAAAAGAGAAGACCACCAAGCGCAGCTGGGCGAGGGTGTAA
- a CDS encoding outer membrane protein assembly factor BamB family protein — MSLHRRTALRLGGSILVGALAGCLGQTDDRPGTDDTATTQPPTDQPATETETSDADDPAAFPRWEPSWSVVLGDGSRNVVGLDTFDGLLYATTSDDAFASGVAAITPGDGVRWSRTFEGSPLDWERVVTDRSVYVVSGTQAPGLGWSELYALNRETGETRWSERRERSFDVYGVVGDVVVANAREYNDETHSHAESFVGGTVVGLDVETGEERWRYDVSKPDSGVVAGDTALVVDGTELVALAGDGTERRTVDIGGPTNEPLATDHGVYLTTDAGVRAHEPDGQTRWTKSLPRGAFHRVAGDSRVYVSSDGIYAIEADGSVAWHHEELGSARWASPRNGHLYVGRNGKENDQYVESLSTADGSVEWTFDPDPPILNQVAATDELCLAEEAIDDILYGIRAADGSVRGRFQPGSTLFDVEPLDGTVYVADSTATVYELPP, encoded by the coding sequence ATGTCCCTCCACCGCCGCACTGCCCTCCGACTCGGTGGGAGCATCCTCGTGGGTGCACTCGCCGGCTGTCTCGGCCAGACGGACGACCGGCCCGGCACTGACGACACGGCGACGACACAGCCACCGACCGACCAGCCCGCGACCGAGACGGAGACGTCCGACGCGGACGACCCGGCGGCGTTCCCCCGCTGGGAGCCCTCGTGGAGCGTCGTCCTCGGCGACGGCTCGCGCAACGTCGTCGGCCTCGACACCTTCGACGGCCTGCTCTACGCGACGACGAGCGACGACGCCTTCGCGTCGGGCGTCGCTGCCATCACACCCGGCGACGGCGTCAGATGGTCCCGGACGTTCGAGGGCAGCCCGCTCGACTGGGAGCGTGTCGTGACCGACCGGAGCGTCTACGTCGTCAGCGGGACGCAGGCACCGGGTCTCGGCTGGAGCGAACTCTACGCACTCAACCGCGAGACGGGCGAGACGCGCTGGTCGGAGCGGCGTGAGCGCTCGTTCGACGTCTACGGCGTCGTCGGCGACGTCGTCGTCGCCAACGCCCGCGAGTACAACGACGAGACGCACAGCCACGCCGAGTCGTTCGTCGGCGGCACGGTGGTCGGTCTCGACGTCGAGACCGGCGAGGAACGGTGGCGCTACGACGTCTCGAAGCCGGACAGCGGCGTCGTCGCCGGCGACACAGCGCTCGTAGTCGATGGCACGGAGCTCGTCGCCCTCGCCGGGGACGGCACCGAGCGACGGACGGTCGACATCGGAGGGCCGACCAACGAGCCACTGGCGACCGACCACGGGGTCTACCTCACGACCGACGCCGGGGTCCGTGCACACGAACCCGACGGCCAAACGCGGTGGACGAAGTCGCTTCCCCGCGGTGCCTTCCACCGCGTTGCCGGCGACAGCCGAGTCTACGTAAGCAGCGACGGTATCTACGCCATCGAGGCCGATGGGAGCGTCGCGTGGCACCACGAAGAGCTCGGGAGTGCCCGGTGGGCATCGCCCCGGAACGGCCATCTCTACGTCGGGCGGAACGGCAAAGAGAACGACCAGTACGTCGAGTCGCTGTCGACGGCCGACGGGTCAGTGGAGTGGACGTTCGACCCCGACCCACCCATCCTCAACCAGGTGGCGGCGACGGACGAGCTCTGTCTCGCCGAAGAGGCCATCGACGACATCCTCTACGGGATCCGCGCCGCCGACGGCAGTGTCCGCGGCCGATTCCAGCCGGGGTCGACACTGTTCGACGTGGAACCACTGGACGGGACGGTGTACGTCGCGGACTCGACGGCGACGGTCTACGAACTCCCGCCGTGA
- a CDS encoding nicotinate-nucleotide--dimethylbenzimidazole phosphoribosyltransferase, whose protein sequence is MRLILVAGTTATAGIDGISAAGADADLLQHTPGADAELLAYGDVVRAPEVPMSPTGCPTPALVTRAAREVVGFDVVTVDGGLRVPTGAPTVTVGARPGDDIREQDPVPSAPGSFVAARQYGRKLPNEEFVVGETVPGGTTTALGVLRALGEDWAVSSSLPENPQKLKEEVVAEGLDASGLSPGDAAGDPKMAVRRMGDPVLAVVAGLTVGALESGTRVVLGGGTQMLAAAALVRHAGIEAPLSLATTSYVVDSVPDFREAAATFDLGLTVTDPGFDAVDHAGLASYADGVAKEGAGMGGALALAAREGLVDEVTGATLDLLDRLGTGNGP, encoded by the coding sequence GTGCGACTGATTCTCGTCGCCGGGACGACGGCGACCGCCGGTATCGACGGCATCAGCGCGGCTGGTGCCGACGCGGACCTGCTGCAACATACGCCGGGTGCCGACGCCGAACTGCTGGCCTACGGCGACGTGGTGCGCGCGCCCGAGGTGCCGATGAGTCCGACGGGCTGTCCGACACCGGCGCTCGTCACCCGCGCCGCCCGCGAGGTCGTCGGCTTCGACGTCGTGACCGTCGACGGCGGCCTGCGCGTGCCGACCGGCGCGCCGACCGTGACCGTCGGTGCCCGCCCCGGCGACGACATCCGCGAACAGGACCCCGTGCCGTCTGCACCGGGGTCGTTCGTGGCGGCCCGCCAGTACGGCCGGAAGCTGCCGAACGAGGAGTTCGTCGTCGGCGAGACGGTCCCCGGCGGGACGACGACGGCACTCGGCGTCCTCCGCGCGCTCGGCGAGGACTGGGCCGTCTCGTCGTCGCTGCCGGAGAACCCCCAGAAATTGAAAGAAGAGGTCGTCGCCGAGGGGCTGGATGCGAGCGGTCTCTCCCCCGGCGACGCCGCGGGCGACCCGAAGATGGCCGTCCGGCGGATGGGCGACCCCGTTCTCGCGGTCGTCGCGGGACTGACCGTCGGCGCGCTCGAATCCGGCACGCGCGTCGTCCTCGGCGGCGGGACGCAGATGCTCGCGGCCGCCGCGCTCGTCCGACACGCGGGCATCGAAGCCCCGCTGTCGCTGGCGACGACGAGCTACGTCGTCGACAGCGTCCCGGACTTCCGCGAGGCGGCGGCGACGTTCGATCTCGGGCTGACCGTCACCGACCCCGGCTTCGACGCGGTCGACCACGCCGGGCTGGCGAGTTACGCCGACGGCGTCGCAAAGGAGGGTGCCGGGATGGGCGGCGCGCTCGCGCTCGCGGCTCGCGAGGGGCTGGTCGACGAGGTGACGGGCG